In Desulfomonile tiedjei, the DNA window GGGAGGCTTTTTGTGCAAAAGGGCCTCCTCCAGGACCTCCACAAACGACAGTCTTTTTTACAGACCTAGTTCGTCCCGGAGGGACGAGAGAAAGTAGCCCTGCGATTCGGAGACTTTCTCAAAACTATTGCCGGCGGAATTCCTCATGTAGGGGCGCTTCGAGAAGCGCCCTGATTGCGGGCGGTTCACGAACCGCCCCTACGTGCAGCGCAGGCCCGTAGGGCGGGCCGTGCCCGCCATACTGCAAAGGCTGATGGCGGTTATGAAGGTGGGCAAATAACCATGCTTGAAGTCACTCTTATTTACGGGTTCGTCAACAGCATTATCCTGGCCCTGATAGCCCTTGGGTTCAGCCTCACGTTCGGGATCAGCGGCGTTTCCAATTTTGCTTATGGGGCGATGTATGTTCTAGCGGGCTATACCGTCTGGATTTTCATAAATAAGCTGTCCATCCCGTTTGTTCCTGCCGCGATCCTTGCCGTGCTGTTGACCGCCGCGCTCGGCGCTGTCCTTTACAGGTTTGTTCTGCTGCGGGTCAGGGGACTGGTCATTTCCGAGGTCATAGCCACTTTCGGAGTGGGATTGGCCATTCTCGAAATGTTCCGATACCTCGGCTACACAGGCTTTGAATACACTTTGCCGGTATTCACGGACGGCAGCGTGATGATCGGAGATACCTACATCGATCACCAAAGGCTCTGGATTGTAGGCGTAGGGATAGCTCTGGCCGCGGGGCTCTACGTCTTTACGCATCACACCAGGCTGGGGCTTGCCTTCCGGGGAATAGCTCAGGACGAGCGGACGGCTCTTTCACTTGGGATCAATTCGGATAGAATCGCGGGGATCAGCGTCGCCTTCGGTTCGGGTTTGGCGGCTGTTGCGGCCATTCTTATCCTTCCCAGAGGGACCATATCCGTCAATGAAGGATATGATGTCCTCATTAACGCTATGGCGGTCTGCATCATAGGCGGCCTGGGAAGCACCGTCGGGGTGGTTGTGGCTTCTTTCTTAATCGGATATGCCCAGATGCTGACGGATGTGCTTTCAGGACCGCACTGGAAGATGATCGTTTCACTGGTCGCTATCCTGATAATCCTGGTCGTCAAGCCTTCCGGTCTGTTCGGCAAGCAGAAGGAACTGGAGGAGCGCATATGACGCGGGTGGGCTTCAGTAATACTTTCGACGACGTCGGAAATCCCATTTTC includes these proteins:
- a CDS encoding branched-chain amino acid ABC transporter permease, translating into MLEVTLIYGFVNSIILALIALGFSLTFGISGVSNFAYGAMYVLAGYTVWIFINKLSIPFVPAAILAVLLTAALGAVLYRFVLLRVRGLVISEVIATFGVGLAILEMFRYLGYTGFEYTLPVFTDGSVMIGDTYIDHQRLWIVGVGIALAAGLYVFTHHTRLGLAFRGIAQDERTALSLGINSDRIAGISVAFGSGLAAVAAILILPRGTISVNEGYDVLINAMAVCIIGGLGSTVGVVVASFLIGYAQMLTDVLSGPHWKMIVSLVAILIILVVKPSGLFGKQKELEERI